The Streptosporangiales bacterium nucleotide sequence TGCACGCCCTCGCGGCCAAGTGCCTGCATCAGGGCGGGCCGCTGGACAAGGGGCCGCTCTACGACCACCACGCCACCACCGACGACGTCGGGAAGTACGTCGCCGAGCTGGCGCGCGACATCCTGAAATGCCCCTGGCACGGCTACGAGTACGACATCAGGACCGGCCGTGCGGTGTTCGACGAGAGCCGGTGTCTCGCGACGTTCACCGCACGCGAGGACGGCGACGACATCGTCGTAGAACTAGGGCGGCCGGGTTGAGCGGCTGCGACTAGGAACGAACGCCCGGAAGGGGCTGAGGCTTCAATGGCGAAACCTTTCGACGACGCCCAAAGCGGGGGGACGACAAGCAGTCTCGGCACCGAAGGGTCCGAGACCGACGAGAAGACACGTGTCCCGTTCAAGCAGGCGCTGCTCGTCGCGCTGGCCGCGGGCATGGGGTACGGCTTCGACTCGTATGCAGTGAACATCTACAGCATCGTGCTCCCCTCGATCAGGGAGAGCATGGGCATGACCCTGAACGTAGCGGGGATCATCGGTTCGATCTTCCTGGTCGGCTACACGGTCGGCACGATCGGCTTCGGTATCGCCGCAGACAAGTGGGGACGCAAGGACACGCTCGGTGTCTCGATCCTCATGTACGGGATCACGACGATGCTCGGCGGACTCACCAAGAACATCGCGCTCTTCACCAGCCTGCGGTTCCTCACCGGGGTCGGCGGCGCGGGCGAGCTGGCCGTCGGCGCGCCGTACACCGCGGAGATGTGGCCGAAGAAGGTGCGTGCACTCGGCACCGGCGGGATCATGTTCTCGCTCTACTCACTCGGGTACGTGCTCGCCGGCGGGGTTGCACTCGTCGTCGTGCCGATCTGGGGCTGGGAGCTCGCGTTCATCTTCGCCATCGCACCTGCCCTCATCATCTTCGTGATGCGGCGGTTCCTCCAGGAGTCGGTGCGGTACACCGTGGAGAAGCTGCAGCGACAGGTCGAGGACAAGCGCGAAGGCGCACAGAAGCGACCGAAGCTCTGGCAGATCCCTGGCGCGAAGAAGCGGATCGTGATCGGCTGGTTGGTCTACACGGCGAACGCGGTGGGCTACTGGGGGATGACGGTCTTCTTGACCACGTTCATGGTCGAGAAGTTCGGTGTCACTGCTGCAGAAGCCATCCTCTACGCGATGCTGTTCTACGTCGTGCAGTTCTTCTTCTGCTACATCGGCACCGGGCTGGCCGACCTGGTCGGCAGAAGGTTCTCCGCGATCCTCGGTGCGGTCATCATGATGGGGGCGATCGTGGCCGGGGCCACCAGCGAGTCGCTGGGCACGTACCTCGTCTTCGGCGGCATCTCGATCGCCATGCTCGGCTGGCTGTGGGGTGTCGGCGACACCTACATCTCCGAGCTGTTCCCGACCCGG carries:
- a CDS encoding Rieske 2Fe-2S domain-containing protein, with the translated sequence MKQVVCRKDELQPGCVTGAQLGPIRVAVIRARDGSLHALAAKCLHQGGPLDKGPLYDHHATTDDVGKYVAELARDILKCPWHGYEYDIRTGRAVFDESRCLATFTAREDGDDIVVELGRPG
- a CDS encoding MFS transporter, which gives rise to MAKPFDDAQSGGTTSSLGTEGSETDEKTRVPFKQALLVALAAGMGYGFDSYAVNIYSIVLPSIRESMGMTLNVAGIIGSIFLVGYTVGTIGFGIAADKWGRKDTLGVSILMYGITTMLGGLTKNIALFTSLRFLTGVGGAGELAVGAPYTAEMWPKKVRALGTGGIMFSLYSLGYVLAGGVALVVVPIWGWELAFIFAIAPALIIFVMRRFLQESVRYTVEKLQRQVEDKREGAQKRPKLWQIPGAKKRIVIGWLVYTANAVGYWGMTVFLTTFMVEKFGVTAAEAILYAMLFYVVQFFFCYIGTGLADLVGRRFSAILGAVIMMGAIVAGATSESLGTYLVFGGISIAMLGWLWGVGDTYISELFPTRLRGTGFGISVGGGRIMSIFAPFLVGWGIETYGPTIPYLAFTGLWVLTIIGYAMGPETRNRELEDIAPEPA